The nucleotide sequence CCGAGCGCCGCGCCGACAGATCAGCCGAGGAGGAGGATTTCGTCGGTGGTCAGCGTGCGCCGTTCGGGGGCCGGCGCATGATCGTTATTGCGCAACGGTCCGGCGAAACGAGCGGCGGCGGCAACGGCGGAGATGCCGATGCTCTGGTACTTCTCGTCGAGATTGGTCATCTCCGGAAGAGGCTCGCGCGAGGGCTCGGCGGTCACCGGTCGGCTGTCAGTCATAATCCTGCTCCGTCTTCGACGCCGGGATACGCCGGGCGCCCGCTCAACGTTTGAGCTTTAACTGCGGCGAAACTAGGCAGGTATCCGCATGGAAACGCAGCCGTTCAACGCGGCGAACGGTCACGGGGATAGTCGGCCGCCGTTAAGAAGGCGTGAACGGTTTGTGGGCTTGTGCTGGGGGACTCCGTCCGGTCGGCCGGAGAATCGTCGCCCGCCCCCGAAAATCCTGTGACCGAACAACGGCGTCCGGCAAAATCGCCTCTGGGGTTACACCGCGATGTTCCGGAAACCGTATCAGCGCCCCTTATCTTGAACGCATCGATCGGGCGCGATCACCGGCGTCCGGCGTCGTCGGACAATCGTGGGGCCATCTGCCGTCTCTACTGTGGCAGATCGGTAACACATTGATTTGTTTAAATCCTCAGGCAAGGGCTGCCCTGGCATGCAGGCGGTCGATCGGTTAAGCCCAAAGCCATCGTGACATGGTCGGGGCGAAGGTGGAGGAACCGATGCTGATGCGGATTGCAGGTGCGTTGCTGGCAGCAGCGCTCGCGGCCGGATGCAATTCGGTGTCGTACGACCCCGTTCCGGAGAGCAACTTCACGTCGCGTGACAAGCAGGAGTTCTCCCGACAGTCGTTCACCAACGTGCTGCCGGAGCCGGAGCACCTGCGTCAGATCGTGACCGACCCGACCCGCGAAAAGCCGGGCACCATCGTGGTCGACACCCAGAACCGCTGGCTCTATTTCGTGCTGCCGGAGGGCAAGGCCATCCGCTACGGCGTCGCCACCGGCAAGGAGGCGTTCGCGTGGTCCGGCGTCGCCAAGGTCGGCCGCAAGGAGCAGTGGCCGGGCTGGACGCCGACCGAAGGCATCCACAGCCGCATGCGTCAGGCCGGCTTCCGGCTGCCGAGCCACATGCCGGGCTCGGCCGAGAACCCGCTCGGCGCCCGCGCGCTCTATCTCTACGAGAACGGCCGCGACACCTTGTTCCGCATTCACGGCACCAACGAGCCGGAGTTGATCGGCTCGGCCGTGTCCTCCGGCTGCATCCGCATGCTGAACGCCGACGTCATCGACCTCTTCAACCGCACTCCGATGGGCGCGAAGGTCATCGTGATGTAATCCGGCCAAGCCTTGGCGGACTCGGAAGATCACCCCCGCTTCAGCGGGGGTTTTCGTTTGCGGGTTGACTTGGCCGCACCGCCAATCGCGCGCACACGGAAAACGGTCTGGATTATCCGACTTGACTGCTTCATGTCGGATAATCCAGGTCTTTGTTGTTTCGCATTATTCTTTCGCACAACCGGATCCCACTTGTGCGGAAAATGCTCTAGCCCAACGTTAGCAGCACGATTTCCGGTGGCACGCCGATCCGCATCGGGATGGTCGACAGTCCGAGCCCGCCGGACACCACGAGGTGGCGGCCGTCCTCGACGACGTGGCCGTAGGCAAAGCGGTTGCCGTACTTGGACGGCACGTGCGGCGAGAACCCGAACAGCCGCACCTGCCCGCCATGGGTGTGGCCCGACATCGTCAGCGACACCCGGTCAGGAACCCGCACGAACAAATCCGGCTCGTGGGCGGCCAGCAGCACCGGAGCGCCGAGCGGCACCTTCGCCAGCGTGCCAGGCAGGTCGTCGAAGCCACGGAAACGACCGCGGCCGAGCGGCACCGCGATCATGGAGGCGGTGCCGATCAGGAACACCGGCCCAGCCGGCGTCGGCACCGTCGCCACGCCGTTCTCCAACAGCGCAATGCCGGTGGCGGTGAAAGCGGCGCGGAACGGTACGACGCCGTGCCAGTAATCGTGATTGCCGAGGATGCCATAGACCCCGAGCGGCGCCGAAAGCTCCGCCAGCCGGGCAAAGGTCTCGTCCGGCTCGATGGCGCGGGTGACGAACCGGTGGTCGGCGCGGTAGTCGCCGAGCAGCACGATCAGGTCCGGCTTCAGCGCATTGGTGCGGGCGACGACCTCGGCAACGCGATCGATCGGCATGAACGGGTCGCCGGCATGGATGTCGGCGACCAGCGCGACGCGCATCCTGACTCCGCTCGGCCAGTGCGGCGGCGCGATGCGATACTCGGTCACATCCAGGCGTCGCACCGGCTCCAGCCACAAACCGTAGGCCGCCGTCGAAACGCCGGCACCGGCGAGCCCGAACATGGTTTTCAGCGCGCCACGCCGGGTGATCATCGGCAGCCCACACGGCTCGGCCGCGCCCCGCGTCCCTGCCCCCCGGCGCTGCGATCCCACCCCGTCCACCCGCAGCAAGGCGGGGCGTTCCGCCAGCAGGTTCTCATGCTGGGAACAGGTTCTCGCGCTTGACCCAGTCGAGCGTGCGGTCGAGCGTTCGGGTCAGGCGGTCGAACAGCTCGTCGATCTGCGCCGGCGTGATGATCAGCGGCGGGCACACCGCCACCGCATCGCCGAGCGAGCGGATCAGCACGCCCTCCTCCTGGGCGATCGCCATGGCCTTGGCGCCGACGCCCGCCTTGGGGTCGAAGGCACGCTTGGTCACCTTGTCGGCCACCATCTCGACGGCGCCGATCAAGCCGACGCCGCGAGCCTCGCCGACCAGCGGGTGGTCGGCCAGCGCCTTGAGCCGGGCCTGGAATTGCGGCGCCTTGGCCGCCGCCTGCTCGAAGATCTTGTCGCGCTGGTAGATCTCCAGCACCTTCAGCGCCACCGCCGCGCCCACCGGGTGGCCGGAATAGGTGAAGCCGTGGCCGAACGAGCCGATCTTGCGGCTCTGATCGAGCAGCGCCTGGTGCATCACCTCCGGCACCATCACCGCGGCAATCGGGAAGTAGGCCGACGACAGCGCCTTCGCCACCGAGATGGAATCGGGCAAATAGCCCAGCACCGGCGCGCCGAACGCTGAGCCGAGCCGGCCGAACGCGCAGATCACCTCGTCGGCGATCATGTAGACGTCGTACTTGCGGCACACCGCCATGATCTTGGGGAAGTAGCTCGCCGGCGGCACAATCACCCCGCCCGCGCCCATCACCGGCTCGGCGATGAAGGCGGCGACGGTCTCCGGCCCCTCCTTCAGGATCAGCGCTTCAAGCTCGCCGGCGAGGCGGGTGGCGAAATCGTCCTCGCTCTCACCCGGCTCGGCGCCGCGATAGTAATAGGGCGCGGCGGTGTGCAGGATGCCGGCGATCGGCAGGTCGAAATCGGTGTGGTTGGCGGGCAGTCCGGTCAGTGATCCCGAGGCGATGGTAACGCCGTGATAGGCGCGCTGGCGGGAGATGATCTTCTTCTTCTGCGGCCGGCCCAGCGCGTTGTTCATGTACCAGACCAGCTTGATCTGGCTATCGTTGGCCTCCGATCCCGACCCGGCGAAGAACACCTTGGAGATCGGCACCGGCGCCATCTCCTTCAGCTTTTCCGCCAACTCGATCGCCGGATCGTGGCTCTTGCCGCCGAACAGATGGGTGAAGGACAGCTTGCGCATCTGGCTGGCAGCGGCCTCGACCACCTCCTCGTTGCCATAGCCGAGCGCGGTGCACCACAGGCCGGACAGCCCCTCGATATAGGCCTTGCCGTCGACGTCGTAGACATGGATGCCATTGGCGCGCTCGAGCACCAAGGGTCCCGTCTCACGCAGCTTGGCAAGATGCGTGTAGGGGTGGACCAGGGTCTCGACGTCGCGGGTCTGCAGATTGGTGAGCATCTAGGTCTCCGGCTCCGGGCGGCTGGCGAGGCGCTGTTGTACCCGCCCGCCGCGGCGCCACCAAGCCCGCAGGCCTTGCTGCAACCTCACGGCACGGTGATGCGGTCGCCGCCCCTGTCCCGTTGTCCTACGAAATCCAGCGATCCGCTCGGCTCAATTCTTCCCCCGTCGCTTGCGGGTCAGGAGGAAAATACGCCACCCGAAGCCGCCGGCGTCACTGGCCGCCGCGGAGCGAAGGTGCGGGCGGTTCGGCGAAGCCGGCGCGCTCCGGCGTGTCGGCCGGCACTTCGGCCAGCGATGGGGTCGGGGCGTCCTCGCCGGTCTCGACCGGCCGGGACGGCGACGGTGGCGCCGGAGGTCGCGGCTGGACCGGAATCAAGGTGCGTGCGAGGTCGGCCGGCTTGGCCGACCGCGGCGACTGCGCCACCACCGGCTCGTCCATCCGCCAACTGCACAGCCTGCGGCCGCTGGCGCGCTCGGCGAGGTCAACGTGGATGTGGTTCTCGTGATAGCCGTCCGACCCAGGCCCCAGCACGGTCATGAACCGTTCGCAGGCACCACGCTTCATTTCGGTGAGCAGGGCTTGCGGCATGTCCGGGTTGTCGATGAAGCGCCACTGGCCGTCCCGGCTCTCGAAGCCGCGGATGTCGATGGCGTTGGCGTGGCCGTGCTCGCTCATCTTGGCGAGCGGATTGCGGTTGCGGCCGCGGCAGTCGTAGCTGGCGAAGTTCTTCAGCGCCTTGAACGGGTGGCCGACACGCGCCGCGCTCGGCGCCAAATCCTCGCGCACCCAGCGCGACAGGCCCTCGGCCATGCGGCAGTTCAGCGTCGCCGCCGGCTCGATGGCGACCCGGCTGCCGTCCGCCAGCACCACCGCCGACAATTCCACCACCTCGGCGGCGCCGCAGGTCCCGACTCCCTTGACCGGCGGCACCGGCTTGGCCACGGCATAACCCAGCGCAAACACGTTGCGGCAGTGGCCGTCGGGCGACGCTGGAAGGTTGCGCGGGACGCCGAGATCGGCCGGCTGGACGCCGACCGACGTCAACGCCAAACCGGCCGGCGGCAAGGTCGGCCGGCGCGGCGGCAACGGCACCACCGCGGCGATCGCGCCCAGCGCGGTCACCGGTTTGGGCGGCGCACCGGCGATCGACCAGGGTGACAGCGCGTGCTGCGGCGGCAGCGGCACCACGCCGGCGGCGGCAATGTCGACCGGCAGCCCGGTTTCAACCGGCAATGTGGAAAATGAAAATACCGCCTTGTGCAATGGCAGCGGCGGCACGATCTCAATGTGCGCGCTGCCTTGCGCCAAAGCCGCACCACTCGATCCGAGGGCCAGCGCCAACGCGAAACCAGTCACAGTACGCATTTGCATACGTCGCCTATAGCACGGCCATAGCGGAAAGTTCACGACGGTTTGCGGCCGTGACTGCTGAGCCGGTCGCCAACGATCGCCCGAGCCGCAGCGCCACGCGCATTTGATTGTCTTTTTCAGGCGAAACCGAGCAAAATAAACTCGGTCGCAACGATTATCAGCAAAGTACCTCCGTCATTATCCGCAAGTATTATGCCTATTGTCGACATCCACCCTCCCGCACTCGCTCGACGTGCCGTAAATCCTCGACAGCGAAAGTGGGCGAGAAGACCACCGGACTGACGGAGAGGAACATTGGCAGACACAAATCGTATCGCCTGCAACCGGTTGCGCTCCAAGGTGATGAGCGCCGAGGCTGCGGCTGAACTTATCGAATGCGGTTCGGCCGTGGGCATGAGCGGGTTCACCGGCTCGGGCTATCCCAAGGCTGTCCCGACCGCGCTGGCCCAACGGATCGACGCCAAGCACGCCGCCGGCCGGCCGTTCCGCGTCAAGGTTTGGACCGGCGCTTCGACCGGCCCCGAACTCGACGGCGCGCTCGCCAAGGTCGACGCCATCGAATTCCGTCTGCCCTACAACTCCGACCCCACCGTTCGCGACAAGATCAATCGCGGCGCGATGGATTATATCGACATGCACCTCAGCCAGGTCGCGCCGGTGGCTTGGCAGGGGTTTCTCGGCCCGCTCGACACCGCGGTGATCGAGTGCACCGCGATCAAGGAGGACGGCTCGCTGGTGCCCTCCACCTCGGTCGGCAACAACAAGACCTGGCTCGACCGTGCCCGCCAGATCATCATTGAGGTCAACAACTGGCAGAACACCGACCTCGAGGGCATGCACGACATCTATTACGGAACGGCGCTACCGCCGAACCGGGTGCCGATCCCGCTCACCCGCGCCGATGACCGCATCGGCCAGACGACGCTGCGCTGCGACCCCAACAAGGTGGTCGCCGTGGTCGAGACCCACGCCCCCGACCGCAACCTGCCCTTCACCCAGCCCGACGAGGTGGCCTACAAGATCGCCGGTCACATCATCGAGTTCCTGCGCCACGAGGTCGCCAAGGGCCGGCTGCCGGCCGAACTGCTGCCGATCCAGTCCGGCGTCGGCAACATCCCGAACGCGGTGCTGACCGGTCTGCTCGACGCTCCGTTCGAGAACATGACCTCCTACACCGAGGTGGTGCAGGACGGCATGCTCGACTTGCTCGACACCGGCAAGCTGCGCATGGCATCCGCCACCGCGTTCTCGCTCAGCCCCGATGCCGCGCAAAAGCTCAACGCCGACATCAGCCGCTATCGCAACAAGATCATCCTGCGACCGCAGGAGATCTCCAACCACCCCGAGGTGGTGCGCCGCCTGGGCTGCCTCGCCATGAACGGCCTGATCGAGGCCGACATCTACGGCAACGTCAACTCGACGCACGTCATGGGCTCGCGCATCCAGAACGGCATCGGCGGCTCGGGCGACTTTGCCCGCAACGCCTATGTGTCGATCTTCATGACGCCCTCGACCGCCAAGGGTGGCAAGATCTCGGCGATCGTGCCGCACGCCAGCCACGTCGACCACATCACCCAGGACGTCCAGGTGATCGTGACCGAGTACGGCCTCGCCGATCTGCGCGGGCTGTCGCCCAAGCAGCGCGCCGAGTTGATCATCAACAATTGCGCGCATCCCGACTACCGCCCGATGCTGATCGACTACTATCAGCGCGCCAAGCAGCACTCGTTCGGCATGCACGCGCCGACGCTGCTGGACGAGGCGCTGTCCTGGCACCAACGCTACATCGATAGCGGCACCATGATGGCGTGAGGCCCTCTCCTCGGTCCGGGAGCGGCGACGCCGAGTCCTCGGGATCGTCGGAAGAGTTGATCCCGTGTTCTGAAACGGTTTCCGGGCGATCAAGCTGGGGAACCGAATTCTACGGTCCCGGATTGCCTGCCTTCGGCGCATGCCCGGGACGAATGAAGATCAAAGGCCGCCCACCGGGCGGCCTTTTTCGTTTCATCGGCAGCAATCGATCGGGCCTTCGCGCGCCGGGCTGCATCAGGACACCAGATTTCGACGGCATCCGGCCCCGCGTGACGCCACACAGCCCCCGACGAAGTGTCAGGATGGCCGGCGGACCAAGGTGATCCATAACGATAGACAGTCCACGGGCGGGCGTGGTCAGATGGTCGATAAAACTATAGTTGTACGGAGGCGCAGTTCGGTTCATGTCCACCCTGTTGGTGTCCAACCCACTGTGCCTCAATCATATGACGCCGCTCGGCCACCCCGAGCGGCCGGACCGGCTGCGGGTGGTCGAACGCATCCTCGAGCACGAGCGCTTCCAGGTGCTGGCGCGTGAGGCGGCCCAGCCGGTCGAGATCGACGTCGCCGCCCGCGTCCACCCGATGCACTACCTTGAAATGCTGCACGATTCCTCCCCGCTCGAGGGCATGGTGCAGATCGACAACGACACCTCGCTGTCGCCGGGCACATGGCACGCGGCGCGGCTGTCCGCCGGCGGCTCGGTGATGGCGGTCGACGAGGTGATGACCGGCAAGGTCACCAACGCTTTCGTCGCCATCCGGCCGCCCGGCCACCACGCCGAGAGCGCAACCCCGATGGGGTTCTGCTACCTCAACAACGCCGCGGTGGCCGCCCGCCACGCCCAGGCCGCCTATGGCGCCGGCCGCGTCGCCATCGTCGATTTCGACGTCCATCACGGCAACGGCACCCAGCAGATCTTTTGGAGCGATCCGAGCGTCATGTATTGCTCCACCCACGAGATGCCGCTCTATCCCGGCACCGGGGCGCCGAGCGAGACCGGGGTCGGCAACATCGTCAATGTGCCGCTCGCCGCCGGCGACGGCGGCCCGGAGTTCAAAGCTGCCTATGACGGCATCATCTTCCCGCGGCTGAAGCTGTTTAAACCCGACCTCATCATCATCTCCGCCGGGTTCGACGCCCACGTCCGCGACCCGCTCGCCAACATCAATCTGATCGAGGCCGATTTCGCCTGGGTGACCAAACGGCTGATGGAGATCGCCGATGAGTCCTGCGGCAACCGGGTGGTGTCGATCCTGGAGGGCGGCTACGACCTCGAAGGCCTCGCCCGCTCTACTGCCGCCCACGTGATGACGTTGATGGGGGCGTGAGGCTGCGCCACAGCGGGACACACCGGCAGCCGGTGCGAGAAAGTAGTAATTTTCATAAGAAAAAACGGTAAATCAACAAAACGGTTATGCCAAATCTTGAAAAGATCAGCGGCGCACTCACCGGCGAACAAGTGTTTGCGATCCGCGCCGCTGTTGATGGCGGCGAGTAGGCGACCACAGGCGAAGTCGTCCGTGATGCTATTCGGGACCGGCCGGCCAAACGGGAACTGCGGCAGCAAAAAATCAATCACCTGCGCAAACTCTGGGATGACAGCATCGCGAGTGGCGATGCAGGCCCCGTAGATATGATTGATACCCGAGGCCCTGAAGGCTGACCTTTCTCGGCCTCATGGTGAGGAGGCTGCCACCGGGTCGCGCCGCAGGCGCGCCCGATGCCAGGCTCCGCAGCCGTCTCGAAGCATGGGGCCGACCTCAGCTTCTCAAGTCCGCCCTGTAACTTGAATGCGCCGCGATCGGGTAAGCTACCCGGTGCGGTAACGGGTGGGAGACCGAAGCCGCCTGGGTCGTTGGAGACCGTGAGTGAGATCGGCCGCCCCACTCGTCGTTCCTTCGAACCCGGACAGTCGCCAGGGCCGCAAGAGCTCGCTTCGCCGCCACCAAAGGGCGCCGCTCGCAGGCGGATCACCTTTCGCCGAGCGAGACACCGTCAAGCGGGACGCGACCCGATCCCTTGCCCTCCGCCGCGTGGCGAACGATCGGCTGTTGCGGTATTCTTTCGCTCAGGATGCGACTTTGTTTTCGGGAATGCAGGATGGCCGGGGCGCGGACAAGCCAGACACACCCCCTTCAGATCGCGGAGGTGCGCGCCAGCCCCTCGCAGGGGCGGATCGGGATTACATTCTGCCCCGGCAAGCACGACAATGCCGCGAGCACGGGGGCTTGGGCACGCGACCTAACGGCAGATCTCGACGTCATCAAAGCATGGGGCGCGGGTCTGGTGCTGACGCTGGTCGAGCCGGCCGAGCTCGCAGCGCTCAAGGTGCCCCATCTCGGCGCGGAAATCCGAAGCCGGGGGCTCGATTGGCGGCACCTGCCGATCGCGGACTACTCGGTACCGACCGAGGCCTTCGAGCGAGAATGGCAGAGCCACGGCCGGGACATTCGCGCGCTGATAAGCGGCGGCACTGACGTGGTGGTGCATTGCAAGGGCGGGCTCGGCCGGGCTGGCATGATTGCCGCCCGGCTTCTCATCGAACTCGGCCTGACGCCGGAGCAGGCAATCCAGGACGTCCGCCGCGCCCGCAAAGGCGCGATCGAGACCCCGGCGCAGCTCGCGCTGGTCAGGCGGACGAGGGCCATTATCTCCACGGATGCCGACGCCATCGACACCGCGACCATGCAGAAGGTCGGCGGCCGGATGGGAAGCAATCCGGCCGGCGTCTATCAGGACAGCAGCGGCCGGCGGTTCTACGTGAAGTCGCTGGAATCGCCCGCGCATGCGCGCAACGAGATCCTTGCGGCGAAGCTCTACCAGCTGGCCGGGGCGCCGACGCTGACCTATGTGAGCGCGAAGGAGCCGAACGAGGTGGCGACCGTGTTTGTCGACCTCGACAAGAAGCATGTCTCGCAGCTCAGCGACGGCGAGCGCCGGCAGGCGCAGCGCTGGTTCGGGGTGCACGCCTGGACAGCGAACTGGGACGCAGCCGGATTCGACGGCGACAACCA is from Blastochloris viridis and encodes:
- a CDS encoding extensin family protein, with product MRTVTGFALALALGSSGAALAQGSAHIEIVPPLPLHKAVFSFSTLPVETGLPVDIAAAGVVPLPPQHALSPWSIAGAPPKPVTALGAIAAVVPLPPRRPTLPPAGLALTSVGVQPADLGVPRNLPASPDGHCRNVFALGYAVAKPVPPVKGVGTCGAAEVVELSAVVLADGSRVAIEPAATLNCRMAEGLSRWVREDLAPSAARVGHPFKALKNFASYDCRGRNRNPLAKMSEHGHANAIDIRGFESRDGQWRFIDNPDMPQALLTEMKRGACERFMTVLGPGSDGYHENHIHVDLAERASGRRLCSWRMDEPVVAQSPRSAKPADLARTLIPVQPRPPAPPSPSRPVETGEDAPTPSLAEVPADTPERAGFAEPPAPSLRGGQ
- a CDS encoding aminotransferase encodes the protein MLTNLQTRDVETLVHPYTHLAKLRETGPLVLERANGIHVYDVDGKAYIEGLSGLWCTALGYGNEEVVEAAASQMRKLSFTHLFGGKSHDPAIELAEKLKEMAPVPISKVFFAGSGSEANDSQIKLVWYMNNALGRPQKKKIISRQRAYHGVTIASGSLTGLPANHTDFDLPIAGILHTAAPYYYRGAEPGESEDDFATRLAGELEALILKEGPETVAAFIAEPVMGAGGVIVPPASYFPKIMAVCRKYDVYMIADEVICAFGRLGSAFGAPVLGYLPDSISVAKALSSAYFPIAAVMVPEVMHQALLDQSRKIGSFGHGFTYSGHPVGAAVALKVLEIYQRDKIFEQAAAKAPQFQARLKALADHPLVGEARGVGLIGAVEMVADKVTKRAFDPKAGVGAKAMAIAQEEGVLIRSLGDAVAVCPPLIITPAQIDELFDRLTRTLDRTLDWVKRENLFPA
- a CDS encoding L,D-transpeptidase — protein: MLMRIAGALLAAALAAGCNSVSYDPVPESNFTSRDKQEFSRQSFTNVLPEPEHLRQIVTDPTREKPGTIVVDTQNRWLYFVLPEGKAIRYGVATGKEAFAWSGVAKVGRKEQWPGWTPTEGIHSRMRQAGFRLPSHMPGSAENPLGARALYLYENGRDTLFRIHGTNEPELIGSAVSSGCIRMLNADVIDLFNRTPMGAKVIVM
- a CDS encoding cyclin-dependent kinase inhibitor 3 family protein, whose protein sequence is MAGARTSQTHPLQIAEVRASPSQGRIGITFCPGKHDNAASTGAWARDLTADLDVIKAWGAGLVLTLVEPAELAALKVPHLGAEIRSRGLDWRHLPIADYSVPTEAFEREWQSHGRDIRALISGGTDVVVHCKGGLGRAGMIAARLLIELGLTPEQAIQDVRRARKGAIETPAQLALVRRTRAIISTDADAIDTATMQKVGGRMGSNPAGVYQDSSGRRFYVKSLESPAHARNEILAAKLYQLAGAPTLTYVSAKEPNEVATVFVDLDKKHVSQLSDGERRQAQRWFGVHAWTANWDAAGFDGDNQGVAGGVVLTLDVGGALEFRAQGDPKGRAFGASVRELDTLRTDADNTHAVRLFGDIGPAEIGDAIAVVTRIPDAAIRRVVAENGGSSSLAEKMIARKADMARRVA
- a CDS encoding histone deacetylase family protein, with protein sequence MSTLLVSNPLCLNHMTPLGHPERPDRLRVVERILEHERFQVLAREAAQPVEIDVAARVHPMHYLEMLHDSSPLEGMVQIDNDTSLSPGTWHAARLSAGGSVMAVDEVMTGKVTNAFVAIRPPGHHAESATPMGFCYLNNAAVAARHAQAAYGAGRVAIVDFDVHHGNGTQQIFWSDPSVMYCSTHEMPLYPGTGAPSETGVGNIVNVPLAAGDGGPEFKAAYDGIIFPRLKLFKPDLIIISAGFDAHVRDPLANINLIEADFAWVTKRLMEIADESCGNRVVSILEGGYDLEGLARSTAAHVMTLMGA
- a CDS encoding metallophosphoesterase, with amino-acid sequence MITRRGALKTMFGLAGAGVSTAAYGLWLEPVRRLDVTEYRIAPPHWPSGVRMRVALVADIHAGDPFMPIDRVAEVVARTNALKPDLIVLLGDYRADHRFVTRAIEPDETFARLAELSAPLGVYGILGNHDYWHGVVPFRAAFTATGIALLENGVATVPTPAGPVFLIGTASMIAVPLGRGRFRGFDDLPGTLAKVPLGAPVLLAAHEPDLFVRVPDRVSLTMSGHTHGGQVRLFGFSPHVPSKYGNRFAYGHVVEDGRHLVVSGGLGLSTIPMRIGVPPEIVLLTLG
- a CDS encoding acetyl-CoA hydrolase/transferase family protein; the protein is MSAEAAAELIECGSAVGMSGFTGSGYPKAVPTALAQRIDAKHAAGRPFRVKVWTGASTGPELDGALAKVDAIEFRLPYNSDPTVRDKINRGAMDYIDMHLSQVAPVAWQGFLGPLDTAVIECTAIKEDGSLVPSTSVGNNKTWLDRARQIIIEVNNWQNTDLEGMHDIYYGTALPPNRVPIPLTRADDRIGQTTLRCDPNKVVAVVETHAPDRNLPFTQPDEVAYKIAGHIIEFLRHEVAKGRLPAELLPIQSGVGNIPNAVLTGLLDAPFENMTSYTEVVQDGMLDLLDTGKLRMASATAFSLSPDAAQKLNADISRYRNKIILRPQEISNHPEVVRRLGCLAMNGLIEADIYGNVNSTHVMGSRIQNGIGGSGDFARNAYVSIFMTPSTAKGGKISAIVPHASHVDHITQDVQVIVTEYGLADLRGLSPKQRAELIINNCAHPDYRPMLIDYYQRAKQHSFGMHAPTLLDEALSWHQRYIDSGTMMA